A segment of the Carya illinoinensis cultivar Pawnee chromosome 1, C.illinoinensisPawnee_v1, whole genome shotgun sequence genome:
TTTAGTGGGATTTAAGCTGACAGTTTGCCAGGATAAAGTCTATCGATACACAGAGGTTAAACTACAAATCAGTTATGCTCCAAGATGGGTCATTCTTACGATACAGAGACTTTGGGCCAggcttgtgtttatgtttttgcTTGCCAGAGATACCCTTTCTCTATCCTCCTGATCTTactatttcttgtagtgatattgTTCAtccagaaaagaaaattcttttgttgcagATATTGACTCTAGTTGTTTTATCTCTTATTAATCCAGGTTTATTACAACTTCAATCCGATATTCATGCTTGCGGAACCATTGATGTTGACATCTgtgtttttcttattattcattGCTTGCTTGGCTTATCTACATGTTGATCTTTCCTTACGCAAGTGATTGGAACTGTAAAAGGTAATGTTCATGCAACTTGGTTATCATgtatatgaaatatttgttaTTAAGACTACTTTTACTTTCCTCTGGAGCTAGAATTGTGAGTGACTTCAACTTGGTTGACATACAGTGACAGGCGACGGCCAAATCTGGAGCTAGGAGTGTTGGAAGTGATTGCCAGAGAACATAGCATTTAGAAATTTTGCTCTATGCGCGTAGTTGTCTTTCGGCCACTATTTAGAAATTTTGTTGTTTGTGAACTGTTCCCATACATATTGGTTCGCTgtcttgatatttttttaagtaatattaAGGTTCAGATGTGTGTTAAAGAGAATAAAACATTTTATCAGCTCTCCTCATCTTTCTGGAAATCTAGTATGGTTGACTTGTTTTTCACCGGGCGAGCGAGAAGATTGGAGTAAGAAAGAGAAATCAGCAACCCACATGGCTGTGTTGGTGATAATTTCTACTACGCTATATTTTACATTTCTTCCTTCTTGACCAGACTGAGCACTGTGTGCAAGTATTGAAGAACTGAAACCATAACGAAGATTGCTCCCTAGGAATATTTTTTGTGGGTTGCGTgcaccatgaggttgaaaggttGAAATTCAATGAACTATGAAATGACATGCTTTTCTAATcgaaaaattatacttatcatatcacatatgatttttttattattattatttgtcaaATGTTAggtatatagatgatgagtagaagaattcttttagttcaaaaataaaaataaaaagcaaaataaaaggataaaaaataagtatgaTTTATGGTGAATGTTATGGTGAAGAGACGATGAGTAAAAAGCTCATTGGCGTCTATGGAAATCTACTTGAATTTAATTGGAATATTGGGGTTAAACTTTTAAAGTGAAAAACAGATGGAGACGGACACTCTATCATTAGCTTAGCTGCTCGTTTTGCATTGTAATGGATTACATCTTTTAACCCCAGAGCTGAAAGTGGGaaatattccaaaaaaaaaaaaaaaaggttcatttcacagctaatttaacttactAAACCAATGGCAATGATGTGGTTTGGCGGCGCTAGACTTGGGTTTAAAGAAATCTTGAGTACAGACAGAGATCCCTTAATATTTGTAATCACACTAGTTTCTGCATATCATTCTGTCAACACATGTAGTAGTCATttggtgtcttttttttttttttttttttttttttttttttttatactactTTCATCGTTTGGTGGGGTGAAAGAAGAGAATGATCATAGAATGCTAAGATATCTCATATGAAGCTTAAGGTTAACACTTTACATTATTAAGAATATATGCTAAAGACGATCGATTAGCTAGtgtcaaaaaatattcttaattccTAATtgcttatgttcctgatttagaCCTTGTCCCAACTgcaaattttccttttaaaccACCTTCTTTAACAAGAAACCAATGCTAATTACCTAGGATATATACAATCCACACAAGAAAACCTGCCTAGGACATAAATAATcataccaaaacaaaaacctatTTAAGGCATACTGACAGAGAGATGAGAGTTTTGCCCATTTTGTTTTGACTAAGTAAAAGCTTTGAAAGAGAGAGCCAGAGAAGCATATCATAGGATTTAGCAAAGTTTGGTGGAAGGGTGGATGTATTAATAGATTGGGCACCGTCCACTTGGATGGGCGCTTTCATAGCCCACAAAAGTTCTATTTTAaggtttaaaataataataataataataacaatagcaTTTCCATTCTATTGGACTGTGCGGCAGTTATATCTCTCTTTTTACCatttcacaaaatgtttcaaaaaataaaaaataaaaattcaagggAGAATTATTGTTTATGATTAATCATGAGTACAAAAAACGATGACGATGGTTATGATAATCATTtttagagttttattatatacaatcatttttatatattttttatgcattttattaatCTAATTgatcaaaacaataattttatattaaaaagaagtAACGCAaccaattacacaaaaataactacacataaaatttttaatataatctttatAACCTTGattaatttaagaaataaaaactctatatataatcacttttacgtattattTGTACAACTTATTATTGTGATTgactatatcattttttttaaccgTAGCATCCTTTATTTCCATAATTAAAATTGTAAACACACCTTAAATTGTACaattttatttgacttttaggatttctttttttttataaatattttttttaacaatgtttGAAAATAGAGACCATGAATTTTTAACAATGTTTGAAAATGGAGAACATGAATTCCTTACTAATATATTGTTTTCGATATATCTATAGATactgatattttatttttttattttttatttttagaagggTAAACAGATACACAATCCACCCAAAAATCTTTGGTTCCAAGCATCGAATTTTGTTGTgcttttagttttaaaaaaaaaaaaaaaactccagttcgtaaacaaataataaaagggTGATATTGTAATTCCAACAAATCTCTGTCTCATATACTCGCCAAAATCAGCTGTTTCAAACGGGAAAGGACGGGAAAGCTTGGGAAAAGAAATACGAAGGCAGTGCCTGAAATATCCAGGACTGAACATTCCTGCTATTGGTTCTCTGATTCCATTTCGTGGAATCAGAGGATCGTTCTGCCTTTCCATTCACaatctttttcctttcaattctttctttctttttagcaTGATCATGTATGCATGAAACAATATATATACGTACTGGTACAAGAGCCTACCAAGAAAACATAAAGATTTGTGATGGGTTCAATATTTTGAACAATCGTCACGGTGGTCATTGTGTGATTCTCGCAAATGGGTAGCTCACAAACCGATGTGAAAATGGAAGGATGGCTTTATCTCATTCGGCTCAATCGGTTTGGGTTGCAATACTCACGCAAGAGGTACTTCACTCTCGAAGGCAATTGCCTCAGGTGTTACAAAACGACACCCACCTCTGAGAGAGAGGTAAtccattttatgttatattcgtatattttccttttgatttttttatggtAATTATGGAACTCTTGGAGCGCTggtaagattttttattttttattttaatttctagaAGGACTAGAAATTAGATGGGGAATTCGTTTGTTTTGATTTGATATAATggagaaatctctctctctctctctctctctctctctctctctctctctctctctgaagagaatcaatgaattGGATCACCATATTCACGTATGGCATTGTGTGACCATAATAATCTTATGTTGTTTCAATTATGGTTAATCTTTATGCGTGGGAttgagaacttttttttttttaaaaccgaaGGAGCCTGctttatttattgaaaatgtttgtagttcttctttctttgattGCTTGACTTATAACCTTGGTAATCTATATTGTGTTTAGAAGGTTTTACCTTTGTTTAATTCTATGTCCTTGTTCGTGAATTGTATTGAatagtgggtttttttttttttttgcattcttttttttttttttctattttttgtagcAGTACGCTGTTTGATTTCTAAGTGATGTTTTTACCTCATATAAAATGAATAGAGGTAATTATCTAgcaaaactgaaggaaagaaaTAAGGAATTTAGGAGGTTCTTGGGTAGGCAttgctttcttttattttctttttcttttttgattgaTCCCTGACTCTGCCACAAACATTTTACATGGATCTTTTGACTTGAGAGTAgcattttgcataagtaaagCCTCTACTCGAGATTTGTCCTGGAATCTCTTGTTGGATGTTTTAAAGCCCAAACCTCAATATCAGTGCACATGGTTTATTGATAAATTATTAACTTCTGCTGCTGGACAGTGaactaaatcattaaaatttctGGAAGGCTAAGGAACTTGAAAGCAACCCATGAATCCCCGTGTTCGTAATTTGTGTTGGGATAATACTTCCCCATTTGGTTATTATTTATCACTTTAGAACTGATATTAACGTGGCAAATATAAAGGATCCCATCAACCTAAAAGATGATGTTTCAAACAAAATGGAGGCTTTTTAGGAGGCTGAAGAGACATGAGGGATGGCAGTAATCAAATTTGAAATGATTAGTGCTATATTTGCCCCGTGTTCGTAATTTGAGTTGGGATAATACTTCCCCATTTGGTTATTATTTATGACTTTAGGTCTTATATTAACATGGTAAATATAAAGGATCCCATCAACCTAAAAGATGAAGTTTCAAACAAAATGGAGGCTTTTTAGGAGGCTGATGAGACATGAGGGATGGAAGTAAAACTTGAAATGATTAGCACATGATTGGTGCATACTTCACTCAAGAAAGGTTTTGGCAAACAGCACTGAAATCTTGAAACTGCTATTGTTTGATACCGTGTTGAATAACTAGAACTCTGTGACATAAGTTCCATAATTTGACTAATCATCCAACTATTTAACCTTAATAATTAGCAGTATGAAGGGGTTCATTTGTTGATTTTGCAATTTCAACCAGGACGGAATTGACGTACTAACTGAAACTGTtaattcctttttatttttatttttttctatttaactCAGGAGCCAGTTAGAAGTGCAATGATAGACTTCTGCATTCGAGTTTCAGACAATGGAAGAGAGACCATTAATAGAAAAGTATGTACTTCAGAAACATATTTATAGCCCTAAAAATGATACAGTTTctcttatcaaaatttaatttataaaattacgtGCAGGTAATCTTTATTTTCACACTTTATAATACCTCCAATCACAGTGATCAGCTAAAGGTATGCTAAACCCCGCTTCTGAAATATATCTTGATTTTACCATATATTTACTTGATCTTTATGATTTCAACTCTATAGTTGGGAGCAAGTAGTTCAGAAGAAGCAGCAAAATGGATACACTCCTTGCAAGATGCTGCATCAAAGGTTTCAAAATCTTAACCTGTAACATATTATTATAATGGTTGCTCTCTTATGAAAGCCTTGTGTTTTACTGCATTTTCAGGAGTGCCCAAATCCAGCAAAGAGGAAGTGCCTACCATTAAGGTATACCAAGTGCACTTCGCATGTAACTTAATGGATATGAACTACTTATCTAATAGATACTTTACTTgtctgaataaaaaaaaaaaaaaaacatgataaaaacctctatttttttcatttattttctgtaTTTTCATGAGTTCTCTTTTATGCGATTATCTGCCTTTTAGGATTTTTGGGTGTGTGGAAATTTATGAGATAAAAGCATGTGATAACACTGTGATCTAGCAACATGGAACGGTTTTAGAATTTGTGCTCCTTCTATCCATTAATTTCTTTCTCACAGCAGATTAGGTGGTTCAGAGAAAGATCATAAGCATTCTATAGAATCGACTATTTGCTCATCCATGCACGTGGAGGCAATGACATCTGATGTTATTGCACCCTCACCCTGGAAAATTTTTGGCTGTCATAATGGTAAGACATAATCATTGTATTGGCTTTTCGAGACTTACACACATGTATTAAAATTTCATTACTCGTTGCAGGATTACGGCTTTTCAAAGAAGCAAAAGATTGGGATTCCCGTGGGAAGGTAAGTTGCTCTTTTGATTACTACTCattgattattttaatcaatataTTTGTCTGATAAATGTTGCTTTTGTCAGCATTGGGATGATCATCCAGCAATAATGGCAGTTGGTGTGATTGATGGAACTTCAGAGGCCATTTTCCAGACTCTTATGTCTCTTGGTCCTTCGAGATCAGAGTAAGAACACTGAAATGTTACCTATATCTTCCTACATTAAATTTTTGGTGACATGGAATCCTTACTTTGGTACCAGCTTGTCCTTTGTTTTTTGGAGAATTTCATaccatttttcattattttatttgagttaaCGTAGGAAAGGTATTTTTTTCAGTAGAAATAATCTAAACTGAGttgcagttttttattttttcctgatGATGGGCTGTTCTCATTCCAGATGTAAAATTACCGAGTGTCTTGCAGATGGGACTTCTGTTTTTACCAGGGCAGTGTGGTTGAGCACCTTGATGGTCACACAGATATTATTCAGAAGCAGTTATACAGCGATTGGCTACCTTGGTGAGATTTGGAACTTAATTCAAGaggattctttttaaattatttctgTCGGTAACACGTCATGGTTTTCAGGGGGATGAGGCGAAGAGATTTACTTTTGAGACGCTATTGGAGAAGAGAGGATGATGGCACATATGGTCATAATTTTTTGAAGAAGCTTTTTAATACAATATGAAGCTTTTGAGCCATTATTATATTATCTTAAGTTCTAACCTTTTTTTATCTTGCTTCATTACAGTAATTCTATATCATTCTGTGTTTCACAAGAAGTGTCGACCAAAAGGAGGCTATGTTCGTGCTTGTCTTAAAAGTAATGCTTTGAATTCgaaatttaaatcatttttttatgctAATTAATTATTCAAGAAATTTctattttcacttttttcaatcCTTTTACCTTCTCTCAACAAGCTTTTTAATTTGGAAGCTAAACCAAACCATGtccttttatcttctttttaacTAATATTTTCTGGCTGATGCCAGAAAGGCAGAAACTATGATAggtcattttcttttctcaatcaTATCTCACATTTTATGGTGAGGTATATAGAAATCGtctttttcactctctttcAAACATATATGAATCCGAGGTTCCAACATTTTTTCCAAGAaatttttactttaacaataatCTTGTGGATTCTATGAAGAATTTATTTTGCAGATGTACATATTTATATACGTATATAccaatatacacacacatacaggcgtatacataaatattttttttttatgaataaatacatgcgtatacataaatatatgtgtgtatTATTGAACAATAGGAGATTATTGCAGGTGGAGGATATGTAATAACTCCTGTGAACCAAGGGAAACAGTCTCTTGTGAAGCACATGCTTGCTATCGATTGGAAGTTCTGGAAATTATATATGCGCCCATCATCAGCCAGATCCATAACTATCGCTATGCTTGAGAGAGTTGCGGGTACCCGTTTACTCCTTGAAAAGAATTGCACTTTTTGTTACttgtttcttttccatttttaaattgttatacATAAAATTGGGAGCACTTTGCTTATACAAATTTCAGCATTGAGGGAACTGTTCAGAGCCAAAGCGGGAAATTATTCCTCTGAGTTCTCATCTGGAGAGTTCACCAGCGATGTTGGGTTGTCCCAGAGTAAGGAGGAGGACATAAAAACTGAAGTTCAGAGCCCAGAAGAAACAGGGAAGATTGAGGAGGCTGTTTCCGTAGAAGATGAGGTAGAAATACCACGTTCTGGCCGTCCAAGTTTAATGGGACTGAATGATGCTGCCGATGAGTTCTTTGATGTTTCTGAACCAGCAGACTGCGACAATTTTGAGAATGAGAGGTCTTCTGGCTTGACTACAGAAGAGCACTCCGTGGTACTTGCTAGTCACCAAAACTAAATTTTAACTTCCAGAAGTAGTTGGACATACTTGGACTCTGCTTTTATCAGTCTCCTTACTCTCATTTTTGTTCATACTCCATGCATCTTTTATGCTGATAACAGCAGAGAATTTCGAGATTATGGCTCGGACAACTATTGAGCTTTAACATATGTCTCTGGTTGTTATATAATGAAACTATTTTAACATGCCATTTGTGCTTTTTTATCAGAAAAGCATTCTTCTAGGTCTACATTCTAGTTCATGGTtatcaaattttgtttttagcaCTTACGTTTTTCAATTTTGGCCTCTAACATTATGATCTTTTTCTGGTGATCCTTGATGACTGGACTGGACCGAATGCATGtgtttaataaaatacatgCTTGTCACTGTGTCAGGGTAATATTTAGTATGATAATTCAATAGCAGTATAAGAAATTTGagccatttttattttaggtTAATAAAAAACTCTCCTACTTAAAGAGTGCTCCGAAAGGCAAGGATAAAAAATCTTCTCccttttttcattaaaatcgATGCGactgaaaattttgatgataagaACATGGTTGGTTTTAATGTCCCTTGAGAATAAAAGATAAGCAGTTTGTTCTAGGGAAGAGATTTGGAAAACTTGATTTTGGTGGACATCTGCTTGTTCATTTCAAGTGAGAACTTTGGTTGAATCTGAATCAATCCAGTATTGTGTTCTTTATCTTATGAGTGGTCTTTAAGCTTTAGAGTAGAGATCTGCCTTCCTTTATTTTCTAGTGCACATGAGTTGCTTCATCGTCATTTTGCACTTATATTTCCATGTGAATTTCTATTGTTTTCCGATCTAACCAACTACGTTGTTGTTCTGAATAAGTGTAAATTATTgtttgttgaaatattttctacacTATGTACAGAATAAATACCAGCCCAAACTGCCATCAGCAGCCAGTCTAGTGAAAAAGTTGCATGATTTTGCAGGTGAGTCTCATTATGGTCGACAATTAGTTTTAGCATGATTGAGGGGTGGGGGACCTGTGCTAATTTCTTGCTTGGATAATTCTGTGCTTAAGAAATTAATTGAAAACTTCCATATGGTGCAGTTCAGAAGAAAGGGTATATGGACTTACAAGATCTGGCCAGGGAATATGCACGGTGCTCTTATGGAGTCACTCTGCAGAAAGACCCAAGTTGTAGTTTACCTTGCAGTTGGGCAGCAGCTGATCCTTCTTCATTTTTAATACGTGGAGAAAGTTATTTACAAGACCATAAAAAGGTATCCCTTTCAGTTCTAGTTATTGTTTGCAAAGAAACTGATGGTGTGAATTGTTCATAACAAGAATCAATATTCACCTACATTAAAACCGTAATTATTTAATACAcctaaaaacatatatattttaacctCACCCCTGTTTTACCCTCTGGCTGAGTTGAATGGTGCTGTCTTAGAAGGCTTCAAGAAACTTCAGACCTTCAAGTGCTCCAAAATCAATCCATGGCTTTTCATTATGTGTGTTGTGATATTAGTATAAATTTTATGATCATCACTCTTGGTATCAAAGGAGGAAGATGGTTATAAGTCTAACAAGGTGGACATGGGCTGTGTTGCTTTTGTAAGGTTCATTCTCCACTCACCTTTTCCAACCTCAAAATGTAAATAAGGATGTGATTCCGAACCAATACAACAGATCCATTTTCTTACATGCAAAAGTTATCTTACTATATTGTTTAAGACTCATTCAAACATTTAGAGGGCTCGGGCTATCTATATGTCAATGTTTTCTGTTTTGAAATGAAACTCTCAGTTTCATTATTTTCTGTCCTGGACTAAATAATTATCTCTCTCCAGATTAAGGCAAAAGGCACCTTGATGCAAATGGTTGGTGCAGATTGGCTAAGATCTGACAGGCGAGAAGTTGATCTTGGTAGCCGGCTTGGTAGTATCATTCAGGTCTGAACTCTCATTATATgtcatttctaattattaagaGCTAATGGATAATGAGCATTTCTATAAACTCTGTGCACATTTTACGAAAGGAAGGCAAATGATTGAAAAGTAGTTCTTCTCATAAAAACTATTGATTCATCCAGAAGTCTGCAGAACAGGGTGGACCGGAATTTTTCTTCATCGTCAACATACAGGTAAGTTTGATTCAAATTATTGGTCATCTTCATCGTCAAGAATTTTACCATAAACTATGGATCAGGTCCCGGGTCCAACCATGTATACCTTGGCTCTATATTACATGATGAAAACTCCTCTAGAAGACAATTCGTTGCTACATGCTTTTGTCAATGGAGATGATGCCTTTAGGAATTCAAGATTCAAACTCATACCTTACATTTCAAAGGTTAGTAAGAAATCAATCAGTTTTTGCAGTTCTTAAAAACCAATATTGTGGTATCAGGTGGCCATGTTCTTCAGGTTTTGCATTGGTTTCAATTAATTTATCAGGGATCATGGATAGTCAAACAAAGTGTTGGGAAGAAAGCATGTTTGGTTGGTCAAGCACTCGATCTACAATATTTTCGTGGGAAAAACTATTTTGAGGTAAATTAACTGATCCTTACATTATGGAATGCAACTTATCAGACTCCGTCTGTAGATGTTCTTTGGCTGGTTGTTATGTGCTGAAATGCTAACCTTACATTGTGTCTGAAACCAGCTTGTAATCGATGTTGGATCTTCAACAGTGGCAAGGGGAGTGGTCAGTCTTGTTCTTGGATACCTGAACAATTTGGTCATAGAACTGGCATTTTTAATACAGGTAAAACAGCCGAATCGTTTACTACACATACAACCCATTCAGGTCATAGATAAATCACATCAGTCTTTCACGAGTGTGTATGTACGCACGCAGTCATTCAGGTCATCCAATAACAAATAACATTCAATGCAAAAGAACTGACACTAGAATGTATCTctacagaaattttttttaaaaatatatagagaaAAAAGAACTGAACTTTCCATTGAATTCCTGATATGTAGTTTATGAGAtatgaagtaaaaaaataaaaaaataaaattgcaggGCAACACGCAGGAGGAGCTCCCAGAATTTCTTCTCGGAACATGTCGAATTAATCATCTGGATGCATCGAAATCAGTGGTAGTAGAACCATAATTTTATCCTGGAGGATGCATCCAAATAGTTCCCAGGTGGTGTGTGTTGACTCCAAGACAAAATAAAGATGATGTCGAGAGAGTCTGCCTTGTTCATAGAATTTACTTGTGCATAGGCATTTTTTCCATCCAATATGGATGCAATGTAATGTGTAACTATAATTTCCAGAGTTGTAACAATGCAATTTGTAAACCGTGGGTTCCTTAATTGTGCTTTCATTCTTTTAGTAGtatgtaacattattttttaatataaagtaaGTTGATCAGATCACTATCCAATATTATACAGTTCAAACACTGTAACACTGGTTTTTAGAGCAAAAGATTTGAAACAGGAGGGATATAactaaaattttgttattttaagtGAGAGTAAGATAGATGATGGCAGACAGCAACTTTGGGCCGTTTGCGTTTGTAGACTTTATACATGGGCTTATAGTATAGGCCCAATTGTAGCTGCGCAGGGAATAACAGCCTCGCGATTTCATCCTAGTGGCTCCACTCTGATAGATTTAAATCTTTATATCCTTAACCTACCAAAGAGCAGAAAAATGATTGAGGCATGACACCAACTTAGGACAATAAGCCTACTGGCTACCGAGGAATTCAGCCCCATGCAGGCCCACATCCGTATAGCATCAGCGGACGGACATGTTTTTAAGGGCAAGCCTTATAATTAGAAGACAAGGATTCAACATTCAGGTTTGTTTGGTAAGAGATCAAACCTTATCCAAGTGCAACAGGTTATGAATGTTTGCATTCCCATCCATATCATCATGCTTACACCGACATCTGTGGATGGAAATGTTTGAATTTCAAACTATGATATTTTTCTTTACGAGGTTTTGAATTATAACCTTGTAATTAGTCCTGCCGACACATGTTCGAAGCACGCAACCTGCCAAAATTGGTCACTATACTACAATTAATAATGCTTCACAATACTTTTGAAATTGAACATATATAGTTTTCGATTGAGACTTGCTTTAATCTCGACATTAAATTCAGAGTAACGTTATTCTTTGTTTCAAATTGTGTCATTACTAATCTTATTTGTTAATACGATCACTTTAAATATGTCATATAATAGtataagaatatttattttttttattttaaaatgagagcTACGGACTGCTCCCACCCGTTGGCCTTTAAAGAGGCGTGGGCTGCCACTCTCAATTCTCTACCATTTTCAACAAACTCAATCAAGTTTTTATTACCCAACCAAACACTGTATTTTAAGGTCCAATTTGTCATTCAGACCGCATTATCTCAATACTAAATTTCCATCGTTGTCTTCACGTTTTGTCCACACATGGAGGAACCCACGTGGCACATGGCcaagtttcaaattttttttttttttaattttaatttatgagcTATAATCATTATTGAGACAATTTGGTAATTGTATACCATGCACGGCTACTTttattctaaataaaaaatctcacatGCTTTTAATTCCCTATTCTCGCCGCCTATAACGGTACTCATAATGCGTGTACATTAATTTTTCCACGTCACCATCACGATActatattgttttatttaacaaaatggTACAACCACGTGCCGCTCGCACATGCCACTACtgtttcattcttctttccacTCCTACAAACTCATCACCGGGCAGCATGTCCTCCGCTCGGGACAAAAGAATTAGGAACATATCATATTAAAGTCTCAATCGAACCTAACAATGAgaacaaattataaattatggCAAGATTGTCTCTCTTTCTTCGATATTTGACAAGTTTTTTTTGACTAAATTAGACAACAATATATACTTCTAATTTGTTTTGGATcttatggtattttttttttttttctcattttatatgaaaatattcgaaattcaaattcatgtaaaaaaacattatgtttcttttaataataaaaacaaataaataaataagatcatCGCAATATTTTATCTTTCGAGATGGAATATATCTTAACAAACCCATAATTGTTTACTTAACATGAAACATAGTTTAGCATACCATCTAAAATGATTATGAATATGAAATTGTTTTACTCACCAAATTATACTCACTACTgtcttaaattttatcatctttaattataattaataagtaaTATTAGGTATAAATTTCAAACGCACAAGTGTTGGACAAatcatttgtaaaaatgtgtgttttataaagaaaaagtgaattttttatattttttatagtggAATACACTTTTTAataaatgactatatataaaatttgtacatttaaaacttatatatatcatttatcctaattatattaattgaaacATTGATGGAAACACGGGCCATTGTCTGGtaaatttttaaagtaattttagatataatcttaatatatataaattaggcgtgttttattttaaaaaaatagggtttgttattaaaaattaattttttttatatagataacaaattaa
Coding sequences within it:
- the LOC122289239 gene encoding protein ENHANCED DISEASE RESISTANCE 2-like isoform X1 translates to MGSSQTDVKMEGWLYLIRLNRFGLQYSRKRYFTLEGNCLRCYKTTPTSEREEPVRSAMIDFCIRVSDNGRETINRKVIFIFTLYNTSNHSDQLKLGASSSEEAAKWIHSLQDAASKECPNPAKRKCLPLSRLGGSEKDHKHSIESTICSSMHVEAMTSDVIAPSPWKIFGCHNGLRLFKEAKDWDSRGKHWDDHPAIMAVGVIDGTSEAIFQTLMSLGPSRSEWDFCFYQGSVVEHLDGHTDIIQKQLYSDWLPWGMRRRDLLLRRYWRREDDGTYVILYHSVFHKKCRPKGGYVRACLKSGGYVITPVNQGKQSLVKHMLAIDWKFWKLYMRPSSARSITIAMLERVAALRELFRAKAGNYSSEFSSGEFTSDVGLSQSKEEDIKTEVQSPEETGKIEEAVSVEDEVEIPRSGRPSLMGLNDAADEFFDVSEPADCDNFENERSSGLTTEEHSVNKYQPKLPSAASLVKKLHDFAVQKKGYMDLQDLAREYARCSYGVTLQKDPSCSLPCSWAAADPSSFLIRGESYLQDHKKIKAKGTLMQMVGADWLRSDRREVDLGSRLGSIIQKSAEQGGPEFFFIVNIQVPGPTMYTLALYYMMKTPLEDNSLLHAFVNGDDAFRNSRFKLIPYISKGSWIVKQSVGKKACLVGQALDLQYFRGKNYFELVIDVGSSTVARGVVSLVLGYLNNLVIELAFLIQGNTQEELPEFLLGTCRINHLDASKSVVVEP
- the LOC122289239 gene encoding protein ENHANCED DISEASE RESISTANCE 2-like isoform X2, producing MGSSQTDVKMEGWLYLIRLNRFGLQYSRKRYFTLEGNCLRCYKTTPTSEREEPVRSAMIDFCIRVSDNGRETINRKVIFIFTLYNTSNHSDQLKLGASSSEEAAKWIHSLQDAASKECPNPAKRKCLPLRLGGSEKDHKHSIESTICSSMHVEAMTSDVIAPSPWKIFGCHNGLRLFKEAKDWDSRGKHWDDHPAIMAVGVIDGTSEAIFQTLMSLGPSRSEWDFCFYQGSVVEHLDGHTDIIQKQLYSDWLPWGMRRRDLLLRRYWRREDDGTYVILYHSVFHKKCRPKGGYVRACLKSGGYVITPVNQGKQSLVKHMLAIDWKFWKLYMRPSSARSITIAMLERVAALRELFRAKAGNYSSEFSSGEFTSDVGLSQSKEEDIKTEVQSPEETGKIEEAVSVEDEVEIPRSGRPSLMGLNDAADEFFDVSEPADCDNFENERSSGLTTEEHSVNKYQPKLPSAASLVKKLHDFAVQKKGYMDLQDLAREYARCSYGVTLQKDPSCSLPCSWAAADPSSFLIRGESYLQDHKKIKAKGTLMQMVGADWLRSDRREVDLGSRLGSIIQKSAEQGGPEFFFIVNIQVPGPTMYTLALYYMMKTPLEDNSLLHAFVNGDDAFRNSRFKLIPYISKGSWIVKQSVGKKACLVGQALDLQYFRGKNYFELVIDVGSSTVARGVVSLVLGYLNNLVIELAFLIQGNTQEELPEFLLGTCRINHLDASKSVVVEP